The following proteins come from a genomic window of Pedosphaera parvula Ellin514:
- a CDS encoding division/cell wall cluster transcriptional repressor MraZ: MPGTETNEVIYYNSLFHHGVDEKRRVQIPAKWRPSQPDVEFTLILWPNGAQPDACLMVLPPAEMAALAEKIRQMSFADPKASALRRLLGSKSASCSLDKGGRICIPESMAKAVGIDKEAVMVGLVDRFEIWNPERYETVSAVDAALLPEAFKLI, encoded by the coding sequence ATGCCCGGCACCGAAACAAACGAAGTGATCTACTACAACTCGCTCTTTCATCACGGAGTGGATGAGAAGCGGCGCGTTCAGATCCCGGCGAAGTGGCGCCCCTCGCAGCCGGATGTGGAGTTCACTTTGATCCTCTGGCCGAACGGCGCACAACCCGACGCTTGCTTGATGGTTTTGCCGCCAGCGGAAATGGCGGCGTTGGCAGAAAAAATTCGCCAGATGTCATTTGCAGATCCGAAAGCATCGGCACTGCGTCGCTTGTTGGGAAGCAAATCCGCCAGCTGCTCGCTGGATAAAGGCGGGCGCATTTGCATTCCAGAGTCGATGGCGAAAGCCGTGGGAATTGATAAGGAAGCGGTGATGGTTGGTTTGGTGGACCGGTTCGAGATTTGGAATCCCGAACGATATGAAACCGTGAGTGCGGTGGACGCGGCCCTGTTACCTGAAGCCTTTAAACTGATTTAA
- the queA gene encoding tRNA preQ1(34) S-adenosylmethionine ribosyltransferase-isomerase QueA: MRTSDFDFALPPELIAQAPTATRDQSRLLVLKRNTAEIAHRKFRDVLEFLKPGDVLVLNNSRVIPARLRALNARTNGQFEVLLLEEHATNDWWVMMRPGKRARIGTELVFRDKTGVVAHIRASVIDTNPEGHRRIHFTGTPNIIENLDALGEIPLPPYIERNSDKGLAEDDIRYQTVYAKPAGSVAAPTAGLHFTDELLHEIRSRGIQICFVTLHVGLGTFAPVKAETLSEHVMHEERYELSAETAQTITTAKHAGRRIIAVGTTSVRVLESVAAQHHGKLIAGKGRTRIFIHPPYSFSVVDVLLTNFHLPCSTLLMLVSAFAAPGEMRGREIVLAAYAEAVREKYRFFSYGDAMLVI; encoded by the coding sequence GTGAGAACTTCCGACTTTGACTTTGCTTTGCCGCCAGAACTGATCGCTCAGGCTCCCACAGCCACACGCGATCAGTCGCGATTACTTGTGCTGAAACGCAACACTGCGGAAATTGCACATCGTAAATTTCGTGACGTCCTGGAATTTCTAAAACCGGGCGATGTTCTTGTTTTAAACAATTCACGCGTGATTCCAGCACGCTTGCGCGCCCTCAATGCCAGGACCAATGGCCAATTCGAAGTATTACTGCTTGAGGAACATGCTACCAACGATTGGTGGGTGATGATGCGACCGGGTAAACGTGCCCGGATTGGAACTGAACTGGTTTTTCGCGATAAAACCGGGGTGGTTGCCCACATTCGAGCAAGCGTTATCGATACAAATCCCGAAGGACATCGCCGTATCCATTTCACTGGCACGCCAAATATTATTGAAAACCTGGATGCTCTCGGGGAAATCCCGTTGCCCCCTTACATCGAACGAAATAGCGACAAAGGTTTGGCCGAAGATGACATTCGATATCAGACGGTTTATGCAAAGCCTGCCGGTTCCGTGGCTGCGCCAACAGCGGGTTTGCATTTCACCGACGAACTGCTGCATGAAATCCGAAGTCGCGGGATTCAAATCTGCTTCGTAACCTTGCACGTCGGTTTAGGCACGTTTGCACCTGTTAAAGCAGAAACTCTTTCCGAACATGTCATGCACGAGGAGCGGTACGAATTGAGTGCCGAGACCGCTCAGACAATTACAACCGCAAAGCATGCCGGCAGACGCATCATTGCCGTGGGCACGACCAGTGTGCGAGTTTTGGAAAGCGTGGCCGCACAACATCACGGAAAACTCATTGCCGGAAAAGGTCGCACACGAATTTTTATTCATCCCCCCTACTCCTTTAGTGTTGTGGATGTCCTGCTTACCAACTTCCATCTGCCCTGCTCCACCTTGTTGATGCTCGTGAGTGCTTTTGCTGCGCCAGGCGAAATGCGCGGTCGGGAAATCGTCCTTGCTGCTTATGCTGAAGCCGTACGCGAGAAGTATCGTTTTTTCAGCTATGGCGATGCCATGCTGGTGATTTAA
- a CDS encoding peptidoglycan D,D-transpeptidase FtsI family protein, protein MAKRLQYRRLLMLALLLGAAFAGLGYRLVDLQVLRHEVLETKARENTQHVYQLEPRRGNILDSKGNLLATSIFVKTVCADPALIGNRQAEVAHVVAPILGLNEAELTQRLMPRIGRDEKGETRTNHYVVLKRKVSSDDWQKVQSAMSNAVFAGEENITSKKEKAFYRNLRAKAISTDPIDDQLRTYPNQSLASHVIGFTGIIERTNGVGRFLETIGIDGIERMLDAKLKGVRGWRLTEVDGQKREIVSLREQDVEANDGLNAVLTIDSGLQHILESALAEGLQKESPAAISGMIVRPKTGEILAMAVLPSFDPNSPGGTADARRNRLISDMNEPGSTFKIVVVSGALNDQMVKLSDMFDCEHGRFAFAGRTLHDHAQYGTLSTEGIITKSSNIGAAKIGIRMGEAKLYQYMKDFGFGDKTGILLPGEIGGWVHPVKDWTKVSIAQIPMGQGVAITSMQMCMAMSAIANKGVLMKPILLDRLEDNGGNVVARYAPQPVRRVISEEAAREMIEALKTVPTKDGTAPKAAMEHYTVAGKTGTAQKVPYHLNKFYASFIGFFPADNAEICIYVSMDDPKGHLHQGGQVAAPVFKEIAEKAANYLNIRPDRDVEIGPPNVIVPADAGQQQQKTVASKTL, encoded by the coding sequence ATGGCAAAACGGTTGCAATATCGAAGGTTGCTGATGTTGGCGCTCCTCCTGGGAGCCGCCTTCGCGGGACTGGGCTATCGCCTTGTGGACCTACAGGTCCTCAGACACGAGGTGCTGGAGACCAAGGCCCGTGAAAACACGCAGCACGTTTACCAGCTGGAGCCGCGCCGCGGAAACATCCTCGATTCCAAGGGAAATCTGCTGGCCACCAGTATTTTCGTAAAAACGGTTTGTGCCGACCCGGCGCTCATCGGAAATCGTCAAGCGGAGGTGGCGCATGTAGTCGCTCCGATTCTGGGCTTGAATGAGGCAGAGCTGACGCAGCGCTTGATGCCGCGCATCGGCAGGGATGAGAAGGGTGAAACCAGGACCAACCATTACGTGGTTCTTAAGCGGAAAGTTTCGAGTGATGACTGGCAGAAGGTGCAGTCCGCGATGTCCAATGCTGTTTTTGCCGGGGAAGAAAATATTACTTCCAAGAAGGAGAAGGCTTTTTATCGCAATTTACGAGCCAAGGCCATTTCCACTGATCCGATCGATGACCAGTTGCGCACTTACCCCAACCAAAGTCTGGCCTCTCACGTGATAGGTTTTACCGGAATCATTGAACGTACCAATGGTGTCGGCAGGTTTTTAGAAACCATAGGGATAGACGGTATTGAACGGATGCTGGATGCGAAACTTAAAGGAGTGCGTGGTTGGAGGTTGACGGAAGTTGATGGTCAAAAACGTGAGATCGTTTCATTACGCGAACAGGATGTGGAGGCTAATGATGGTTTGAATGCAGTTCTGACAATCGATTCCGGCTTGCAGCACATTTTGGAATCTGCCCTTGCTGAAGGTTTGCAGAAGGAATCGCCCGCCGCAATTTCGGGCATGATTGTTCGTCCGAAAACCGGGGAGATTTTGGCGATGGCAGTCCTTCCCAGCTTTGATCCCAACAGCCCGGGCGGAACGGCTGATGCGCGTCGTAATCGATTGATTTCGGACATGAATGAACCGGGATCGACGTTCAAGATCGTGGTTGTTTCCGGTGCTCTTAATGATCAGATGGTGAAGTTAAGCGACATGTTCGATTGTGAGCATGGACGGTTTGCATTTGCCGGCAGAACTCTTCACGACCATGCGCAATATGGTACGCTTTCCACGGAGGGTATCATCACGAAGTCTTCCAACATTGGTGCAGCTAAAATTGGAATCCGCATGGGGGAGGCCAAGCTTTACCAATACATGAAGGATTTTGGATTTGGCGACAAGACCGGGATACTTCTTCCCGGGGAGATTGGCGGGTGGGTGCATCCAGTAAAGGATTGGACCAAGGTTTCCATAGCCCAAATTCCCATGGGCCAGGGAGTCGCTATCACTTCCATGCAGATGTGCATGGCAATGTCCGCCATCGCAAACAAAGGTGTGTTGATGAAGCCGATTTTGCTGGATCGCCTGGAGGACAATGGAGGCAACGTGGTTGCCAGATATGCTCCGCAACCGGTGCGGAGAGTCATCAGTGAGGAAGCGGCGAGAGAGATGATTGAGGCGCTGAAGACGGTCCCCACCAAGGATGGCACGGCGCCGAAGGCGGCGATGGAGCATTACACCGTGGCGGGAAAAACCGGCACAGCTCAGAAAGTCCCTTACCATTTGAATAAATTCTACGCCTCTTTCATCGGATTCTTTCCGGCGGACAATGCCGAAATCTGCATCTACGTCTCGATGGATGATCCTAAAGGACATCTGCACCAAGGCGGCCAAGTGGCAGCCCCAGTATTCAAAGAAATTGCTGAGAAAGCAGCCAACTACCTGAACATCCGACCCGATAGAGATGTGGAAATTGGGCCACCTAATGTGATTGTGCCGGCAGATGCCGGGCAGCAGCAGCAGAAAACAGTAGCCAGCAAGACGCTTTAG
- the rsmH gene encoding 16S rRNA (cytosine(1402)-N(4))-methyltransferase RsmH, which translates to MPNFNHKPVMLAEVLAALKVKSGGKYADGTLGGAGHATAILAASSPNGWLFGCDRDGVAVEAAQARLAEFAGRFEISRGNYAELFETLEPESFDGVLLDLGVSSPQLDVAERGFSFQQEGPLDMRMDKRQQLTAADLLNHASAEELAEIFWKLGDEPQSRRFARAIEHDRQQRPFETTGQLAGLIERLAPRHGKKAHPATRVFQALRMAVNDELGSLERGLTGAVRILKPGGRLAVITFHSLEDRKVKEFGRQKSRDYTFEGEVDVPELRKPRTPELKWVQRKAVLPGEAEQKENPRSRSAQLRIMEKI; encoded by the coding sequence GTGCCAAATTTCAATCACAAACCGGTGATGTTGGCGGAAGTGCTGGCCGCACTAAAAGTGAAGTCGGGCGGCAAGTACGCCGACGGGACGCTCGGTGGGGCTGGTCACGCAACAGCCATTTTGGCCGCGAGTTCGCCGAATGGATGGTTGTTTGGGTGCGATCGAGATGGCGTCGCGGTTGAGGCGGCACAGGCGCGACTGGCGGAGTTTGCCGGAAGATTTGAAATCAGCCGCGGAAATTACGCGGAGCTCTTTGAAACGCTGGAACCGGAAAGTTTCGATGGGGTGCTGCTGGACCTGGGTGTGAGTTCGCCGCAGTTGGATGTGGCGGAACGCGGGTTCAGTTTTCAGCAGGAAGGCCCACTCGACATGCGGATGGACAAGCGTCAGCAATTGACGGCGGCAGATTTGTTGAACCACGCAAGCGCAGAGGAACTCGCTGAGATCTTCTGGAAACTGGGCGATGAGCCACAGTCGCGAAGGTTCGCACGGGCCATCGAGCATGATCGGCAGCAGCGACCATTTGAAACCACTGGTCAACTGGCTGGTCTGATCGAGCGCCTTGCGCCGCGTCATGGGAAAAAGGCGCATCCCGCCACGCGAGTATTCCAGGCGTTGCGGATGGCGGTGAACGATGAACTCGGTTCATTGGAGCGCGGGTTGACTGGCGCAGTGAGGATTTTAAAGCCGGGCGGCCGGTTGGCGGTGATCACGTTTCACTCGCTGGAAGACCGCAAGGTGAAAGAGTTCGGACGGCAAAAGTCGCGGGACTACACGTTCGAAGGTGAAGTGGATGTGCCGGAATTGCGAAAGCCTCGCACTCCGGAGTTGAAATGGGTGCAGCGGAAAGCGGTGCTGCCGGGCGAAGCGGAGCAGAAGGAAAATCCGCGGAGTCGGAGCGCGCAGTTGCGCATAATGGAAAAAATTTAA
- a CDS encoding cob(I)yrinic acid a,c-diamide adenosyltransferase, with protein sequence MSIATKTGDRGITGLMYNRRVSKCHPRVEAYGCVDELNTAIGLARATTTHDFVHANLLSIQSDLVLLMGELATAVEDIARYVKDGYKLVVPEMTAKLDKLIQEIELQKITYKGWATPGASLQSAALDVARTVCRRAERRVCALQESDQLQNLEIIIYLNRLADLLWLFARWVETKAESVANPSQLA encoded by the coding sequence ATGAGCATTGCAACCAAGACCGGGGATCGAGGAATCACTGGATTGATGTACAATCGGCGCGTTTCCAAGTGTCATCCTCGAGTGGAAGCCTACGGTTGTGTGGACGAGCTAAACACCGCCATTGGCCTGGCACGAGCTACGACCACTCACGATTTTGTGCATGCTAATCTTCTCAGTATTCAAAGTGACCTGGTGCTGTTGATGGGCGAGTTGGCCACCGCGGTCGAAGATATCGCCCGTTACGTGAAGGATGGTTACAAACTGGTGGTTCCCGAAATGACTGCGAAGTTGGATAAGCTGATTCAGGAGATTGAATTGCAGAAGATCACGTATAAGGGATGGGCCACGCCGGGCGCTAGCTTGCAATCGGCGGCTTTGGATGTGGCGCGGACGGTTTGCCGCCGGGCGGAACGCCGCGTGTGCGCTCTGCAGGAATCAGATCAGCTTCAGAATCTGGAAATCATCATCTACCTCAATCGATTGGCTGACTTGCTCTGGTTGTTCGCCCGCTGGGTGGAAACGAAAGCCGAATCTGTCGCGAACCCTTCGCAGTTGGCGTAA